In Osmia bicornis bicornis chromosome 10, iOsmBic2.1, whole genome shotgun sequence, one genomic interval encodes:
- the LOC114873882 gene encoding guanine nucleotide-binding protein subunit beta-like protein 1 — protein MAMLPPDPKYLLRGDMGCIHCILFQVTSDVESLYAGTAAGNVHIWDLNTNREIYQIKSEQDSCLCLQSLSNDNLFIQHKNGLIKEYKRTESQWVLNKSIDIDFYHYCRFQTFSENEILVPLKESTIGLLSLNTFNVELKLNSSNFEKLGEVMVIKPLRNEKLVLVGYEGGKLILWDIRNKSSLSSLTIESCPMSLDFDTVLMKGIIGGPSDQIQIFNLSSNHSLHDKSKIILKNPGTSVITIRPDAKIVAVGGWDSRVRIFSWKSLKPLAVLNQHKDTVHDITFSTQKMKTYDDKYIMATAAKDGYIALWDIYN, from the exons ATGGCGATGCTTCCTCCAGATCCAAAATATCTTCTTCGTGGTGATATGGGTTGTATTCATTGTATTCTTTTCCAAGTAACTTCTGATGTAGAAAGTCTTTATGCAGGTACAGCTGCTGGCAATGTTCATATTTGGGATTTAAAT ACAAATCGAGAGATATATCAGATTAAATCAGAACAGGACTCTTGTTTATGTTTGCAAAGTTTAAGTAACGATAACTTATTTATACAACACAAAAATGGTTTAATAAAGGAATATAAAAGGACAGAAAGTCAATGGGTCCTAAACAAATCGATTGACATAGACTTTTATCATTATTGCAG GTTTCAAACATTTTCTGAAAATGAAATACTTGTACCACTCAAGGAATCCACTATTGGACTATtatctttaaatacttttaatgtagaattgaaattaaattcttcaaactttgaaaaactTGGAGAAGTAATGGTGATTAAACCattgagaaatgaaaaattggtGCTTGTTGGCTATGAAGGAGGAAAGTTAATACTATGGGATATTCGGAACAAAAGTAGTTTAAGTTCTCTTACAATAGAATCCTGCCCAATGTCATTGGATTTTGATACTGTTTTGATGAAAGGTATTATTGGAGGGCCCTCTGATCAAATACAG atatttaatttatcatctAATCATTCATTGCATGATAAAAGCAAGATAATTCTAAAAAATCCTGGCACTTCTGTGATTACAATAAGACCGGATGCTAAAATTGTAGCAGTCGGAGGATGGGATAGCAGAGTTAGAATATTTTCTTGGAAAAGTTTAAAACCACTGGCTGTTTTAAACCAACATAAGGATACTGTACACGATATTACCTTTTCTacacaaaaaatgaaaacttaTGATGATAAGTATATAATGGCTACAGCTGCAAAAGATGGATATATAGCACTATgggatatttataattaa
- the LOC114873884 gene encoding NADH dehydrogenase (ubiquinone) complex I, assembly factor 6, with the protein MFVKRGKLLYFKLNILFQTSRYLRNTPKQTPAEYCLELVRKNDYENFLCTLLLPPEIRASAFAIHAFNVEVAQVKDQVHDHKIGEMRLKFWTDALSNTYKGNPPKSPVMLELYRVLQKSPLSKHYFNRLINVRLVKLYDYSFNSLNAIEQYAEHSSSSIYYLLLEAHGITNINADHVASHIGKAHGIINLLRSVPYNAKKRINMLPQDILMKHSVSTEAVLQSQSSKELKDVIHEVASHGKLHLDAAMSLKHDIGKKANLIFLPVVCLNNYLNKLRKVDFNIFDSKLQRRDNLLPLRLLWKKWVQ; encoded by the exons ATGTTTGTTAAGAGAGGAAAATTACTTTATTTCAAactaaatatattatttcaaacatCAAGATATTTAAGGAATACTCCGAAACAAACGCCGGCTGAATATTGTTTGGAATTAGTTCG aaaaaatgattatgaaaactttttatgtacattattATTACCGCCTGAAATTAGAGCCAGTGCATTTGCAATTCATGCATTCAATGTTGAAGTGGCTCAAGTAAAAGACCAAGTACATGATCATAAAATAGGGGAAATGAGATTAAAATTTTGGACAGATGCACTGAGTAATACGTACAAAGGAAATCCTCCCAAAAGTCCTGTTATGTTAGAATTATATAGG GTTTTACAGAAGTCTCCTCTTTCCAAACATTATTTCAATCGTTTGATTAATGTACGATTAGTGAAACTTTAtgattattcatttaatagcTTGAATGCAATAGAGCAATATGCAGAGCATAGTTCTTCTTCTATCTATTATCTTTTATTGGAAGCACATGGTATAACTAATATTAATGCGGATCATGTTGCAAGTCATATAGGCAAAGCACAtggaattattaatttacttaGATCAGTTCCTTATAATGCCAAAAAAAGAATCAATATGTTACCACaagatattttaatgaaacacAGTGTTTCTACAGAAGCTGTATTGCAAAGTCAATCAAGCAAAGAACTTAAGGATGTAATACATGAAGTTGCTTCCCATGGAAAACTACATCTAGACGCT GCAATGTCCCTTAAACATGATATAGGAAAAAAAGCAAATTTGATCTTTTTACCAGTAGTCtgtttaaacaattatttaaacaaattgaGAAAGGTAGattttaatatctttgatTCAAAATTACAAAGGAGAGATAATTTACTTCCATTACGTTTGCTCTGGAAAAAATGGGTGCAGTAA
- the LOC114873879 gene encoding rab5 GDP/GTP exchange factor isoform X4, with the protein MKDNSDLEKVKNENRDLIAMIAKTPVEKDVRKCMHSFIIDILQNKDVKRTEELSEITQNFYQVFAKRLENSAKYADIAPEIKEKLLDYVERYAMTLLYRILFCPPFTNDEEKDLAIQNRYFYRIRQLNWVSGKNLECRIHETSSEVRELVYASITDLLNMDSAKAPQEKLSCIIYCCRNIFLMLQQSVGGPASADEFLPALIFIVLKANPARLKSNINFITRFCNASRLMTGEGGYYFTNLCCAVSFIENLTAESLNMDEKDFNAYMSGERVPANTWESALMMCESLHLMCEDITLLDEMKAKNTEIMNEALNLKEKMLQFQEEIESEVNEVLNRTPLLIIHSQRLPTNLDCEDIESYQLPPPIIPQVCSTTINSSVQQTDGKTSLIEDCVTPSPTFDFPSFIGDDSFDVSKAEDETSLISLDTQSDFNIQPEKSTSELVSTHLNVSSTTDSQKEDYHGFTVQGSNIPTIPCSTGDLSFTSVEADCENYTDYFHNV; encoded by the exons ATGAAAGATAACTCAGATTTGGAAAAAGTCAAGAATGAAAATCGTGATCTAATAGCAATGATTGCAAAAACACCAGTGGAAAAAGACGTTAGAAAGTGTATGCATTCTTTCATAATTGACATACTTCAAAATAAGGATGTTAAAAGAACAGAAGAACTTTCAGAGATTACACAAAACTTTTATCAAGTATTTGCTAAACGCTTGGAGAATAGTGCAAAATATGCAG ATATAGCAccagaaattaaagaaaaattgttagaTTATGTAGAAAGATATGCAATGACTTTGCTTTACAGAATCCTCTTTTGTCCTCCCTTTACAAACGACGAGGAAAAGGATTTAGCAATTCAAAACAG ATATTTCTACAGAATTCGACAATTAAACTGGGTTAGTGGAAAAAATTTAGAATGTAGGATACATGAAACTAGTTCTGAAGTTAGAGAACTTGTTTATGCTTCCATAACAG atttattaaatatgGATTCTGCAAAAGCTCCACAAGAAAAACTCTCCTGTATTATTTATTGCTGTCGAAATATATTCTTAATGCTGCAACAATCTGTCGGAGGACCTGCATCCGCAGACGAATTTCTTCCAGcgttaattttcattgttctCAAAGCTAATCCTGCTCGTCTTAAAAGTAACATCAATTTTATCACTAGGTTTTGTAACGCAAGTAGATTAATGACTGGAGAAGGTGGATATTACTTTACAAATCTG TGCTGTGCTGTATcctttattgaaaatttaacagcCGAGTCGTTAAACATGGATGAGAAAGATTTCAATGCTTATATGTCTGGAGAACGTGTACCTGCCAATACTTGGGAATCTGCTTTAATGATGTGTGAA AGCTTACATTTAATGTGTGAAGACATAACACTCCTTGACGAGATGAAAGCTAAAAATACAGAGATAATGAACGAAGCGctaaatttaaaagaaaaaatgttacaATTTCAAGAAGAAATAGAATCAGAAGTAAATGAAGTTTTGAACAGAACTCCGTTATTGATTATTCATAGTCAAAGATTACCTACAAATTTAGACTGTGAAGATATCGAAAGTTATCAGTTACCACCTCCAATTATTCCACAA gTTTGTTCTACTACAATTAATAGTTCCGTGCAACAAACTGATGGAAAGACTTCTTTGATAGAAGATTGTGTTACACCATCTCCTACTTTTGATTTTCCATCCTTCATTGGTGATGACAGCTTTGATGTAAGCAAAGCAGAAGATGAAACTAGTCTTATAAGCTTGGATACCCAAAGCGATTTTAATATTCAGCCGGAGAAATCTACAAGTGAACTAGTATCTACACATCTGAATGTATCTTCAACTACAGATTCACAGAAAGAAGATTATCATGGATTTACTGTTCAGGGTTCAAATATACCTACAATTCCTTGCAGCACAGGAGATTTATCCTTTACTTCGGTAGAAGCAGACTGTGaaaattatacagattatTTTCATAATGTATAA
- the LOC114873879 gene encoding rab5 GDP/GTP exchange factor isoform X2: MYSTKTPSLRIDEADLKCKNGCGFYGNVEWEGYCSKCHREYLQKQRSQTECNTYGQGYDFAASNKGTGSGHQKYEEKKVQQEKKYKLLNISFRKPVAKAQGYQELFYELMKDNSDLEKVKNENRDLIAMIAKTPVEKDVRKCMHSFIIDILQNKDVKRTEELSEITQNFYQVFAKRLENSAKYADIAPEIKEKLLDYVERYAMTLLYRILFCPPFTNDEEKDLAIQNRIRQLNWVSGKNLECRIHETSSEVRELVYASITDLLNMDSAKAPQEKLSCIIYCCRNIFLMLQQSVGGPASADEFLPALIFIVLKANPARLKSNINFITRFCNASRLMTGEGGYYFTNLCCAVSFIENLTAESLNMDEKDFNAYMSGERVPANTWESALMMCESLHLMCEDITLLDEMKAKNTEIMNEALNLKEKMLQFQEEIESEVNEVLNRTPLLIIHSQRLPTNLDCEDIESYQLPPPIIPQVCSTTINSSVQQTDGKTSLIEDCVTPSPTFDFPSFIGDDSFDVSKAEDETSLISLDTQSDFNIQPEKSTSELVSTHLNVSSTTDSQKEDYHGFTVQGSNIPTIPCSTGDLSFTSVEADCENYTDYFHNV; the protein is encoded by the exons ATGTATTCAACAAAAACGCCTTCACTAAGAATTGATGAAGCCGACCTTAAGTGTAAAAACGGTTGTGGATTTTACGGAAATGTTGAATGGGAAGGTTATTGTAGCAAATGTCATCGAGAATATTTACAAAAACAGAGATCACAAACAGAATGTAATACTTATGGACAAGGATACGATTT TGCTGCTTCTAATAAAGGTACTGGTAGTGGTCATCAAAAATATGAAGAGAAAAAAGTTCAGCAAGAGAAGAAGtataaattgttaaatatatcTTTTAGAAAGCCAGTTGCAAAAG CACAGGGATACcaagaattattttatgagTTGATGAAAGATAACTCAGATTTGGAAAAAGTCAAGAATGAAAATCGTGATCTAATAGCAATGATTGCAAAAACACCAGTGGAAAAAGACGTTAGAAAGTGTATGCATTCTTTCATAATTGACATACTTCAAAATAAGGATGTTAAAAGAACAGAAGAACTTTCAGAGATTACACAAAACTTTTATCAAGTATTTGCTAAACGCTTGGAGAATAGTGCAAAATATGCAG ATATAGCAccagaaattaaagaaaaattgttagaTTATGTAGAAAGATATGCAATGACTTTGCTTTACAGAATCCTCTTTTGTCCTCCCTTTACAAACGACGAGGAAAAGGATTTAGCAATTCAAAACAG AATTCGACAATTAAACTGGGTTAGTGGAAAAAATTTAGAATGTAGGATACATGAAACTAGTTCTGAAGTTAGAGAACTTGTTTATGCTTCCATAACAG atttattaaatatgGATTCTGCAAAAGCTCCACAAGAAAAACTCTCCTGTATTATTTATTGCTGTCGAAATATATTCTTAATGCTGCAACAATCTGTCGGAGGACCTGCATCCGCAGACGAATTTCTTCCAGcgttaattttcattgttctCAAAGCTAATCCTGCTCGTCTTAAAAGTAACATCAATTTTATCACTAGGTTTTGTAACGCAAGTAGATTAATGACTGGAGAAGGTGGATATTACTTTACAAATCTG TGCTGTGCTGTATcctttattgaaaatttaacagcCGAGTCGTTAAACATGGATGAGAAAGATTTCAATGCTTATATGTCTGGAGAACGTGTACCTGCCAATACTTGGGAATCTGCTTTAATGATGTGTGAA AGCTTACATTTAATGTGTGAAGACATAACACTCCTTGACGAGATGAAAGCTAAAAATACAGAGATAATGAACGAAGCGctaaatttaaaagaaaaaatgttacaATTTCAAGAAGAAATAGAATCAGAAGTAAATGAAGTTTTGAACAGAACTCCGTTATTGATTATTCATAGTCAAAGATTACCTACAAATTTAGACTGTGAAGATATCGAAAGTTATCAGTTACCACCTCCAATTATTCCACAA gTTTGTTCTACTACAATTAATAGTTCCGTGCAACAAACTGATGGAAAGACTTCTTTGATAGAAGATTGTGTTACACCATCTCCTACTTTTGATTTTCCATCCTTCATTGGTGATGACAGCTTTGATGTAAGCAAAGCAGAAGATGAAACTAGTCTTATAAGCTTGGATACCCAAAGCGATTTTAATATTCAGCCGGAGAAATCTACAAGTGAACTAGTATCTACACATCTGAATGTATCTTCAACTACAGATTCACAGAAAGAAGATTATCATGGATTTACTGTTCAGGGTTCAAATATACCTACAATTCCTTGCAGCACAGGAGATTTATCCTTTACTTCGGTAGAAGCAGACTGTGaaaattatacagattatTTTCATAATGTATAA
- the LOC114873879 gene encoding rab5 GDP/GTP exchange factor isoform X3 codes for MKPTLSVKTVVDFTEMLNGKVIVANVIENIYKNRDHKQNVILMDKDTICTGSGHQKYEEKKVQQEKKYKLLNISFRKPVAKAQGYQELFYELMKDNSDLEKVKNENRDLIAMIAKTPVEKDVRKCMHSFIIDILQNKDVKRTEELSEITQNFYQVFAKRLENSAKYADIAPEIKEKLLDYVERYAMTLLYRILFCPPFTNDEEKDLAIQNRYFYRIRQLNWVSGKNLECRIHETSSEVRELVYASITDLLNMDSAKAPQEKLSCIIYCCRNIFLMLQQSVGGPASADEFLPALIFIVLKANPARLKSNINFITRFCNASRLMTGEGGYYFTNLCCAVSFIENLTAESLNMDEKDFNAYMSGERVPANTWESALMMCESLHLMCEDITLLDEMKAKNTEIMNEALNLKEKMLQFQEEIESEVNEVLNRTPLLIIHSQRLPTNLDCEDIESYQLPPPIIPQVCSTTINSSVQQTDGKTSLIEDCVTPSPTFDFPSFIGDDSFDVSKAEDETSLISLDTQSDFNIQPEKSTSELVSTHLNVSSTTDSQKEDYHGFTVQGSNIPTIPCSTGDLSFTSVEADCENYTDYFHNV; via the exons ATGAAGCCGACCTTAAGTGTAAAAACGGTTGTGGATTTTACGGAAATGTTGAATGGGAAGGTTATTGTAGCAAATGTCATCGAGAATATTTACAAAAACAGAGATCACAAACAGAATGTAATACTTATGGACAAGGATACGATTT GTACTGGTAGTGGTCATCAAAAATATGAAGAGAAAAAAGTTCAGCAAGAGAAGAAGtataaattgttaaatatatcTTTTAGAAAGCCAGTTGCAAAAG CACAGGGATACcaagaattattttatgagTTGATGAAAGATAACTCAGATTTGGAAAAAGTCAAGAATGAAAATCGTGATCTAATAGCAATGATTGCAAAAACACCAGTGGAAAAAGACGTTAGAAAGTGTATGCATTCTTTCATAATTGACATACTTCAAAATAAGGATGTTAAAAGAACAGAAGAACTTTCAGAGATTACACAAAACTTTTATCAAGTATTTGCTAAACGCTTGGAGAATAGTGCAAAATATGCAG ATATAGCAccagaaattaaagaaaaattgttagaTTATGTAGAAAGATATGCAATGACTTTGCTTTACAGAATCCTCTTTTGTCCTCCCTTTACAAACGACGAGGAAAAGGATTTAGCAATTCAAAACAG ATATTTCTACAGAATTCGACAATTAAACTGGGTTAGTGGAAAAAATTTAGAATGTAGGATACATGAAACTAGTTCTGAAGTTAGAGAACTTGTTTATGCTTCCATAACAG atttattaaatatgGATTCTGCAAAAGCTCCACAAGAAAAACTCTCCTGTATTATTTATTGCTGTCGAAATATATTCTTAATGCTGCAACAATCTGTCGGAGGACCTGCATCCGCAGACGAATTTCTTCCAGcgttaattttcattgttctCAAAGCTAATCCTGCTCGTCTTAAAAGTAACATCAATTTTATCACTAGGTTTTGTAACGCAAGTAGATTAATGACTGGAGAAGGTGGATATTACTTTACAAATCTG TGCTGTGCTGTATcctttattgaaaatttaacagcCGAGTCGTTAAACATGGATGAGAAAGATTTCAATGCTTATATGTCTGGAGAACGTGTACCTGCCAATACTTGGGAATCTGCTTTAATGATGTGTGAA AGCTTACATTTAATGTGTGAAGACATAACACTCCTTGACGAGATGAAAGCTAAAAATACAGAGATAATGAACGAAGCGctaaatttaaaagaaaaaatgttacaATTTCAAGAAGAAATAGAATCAGAAGTAAATGAAGTTTTGAACAGAACTCCGTTATTGATTATTCATAGTCAAAGATTACCTACAAATTTAGACTGTGAAGATATCGAAAGTTATCAGTTACCACCTCCAATTATTCCACAA gTTTGTTCTACTACAATTAATAGTTCCGTGCAACAAACTGATGGAAAGACTTCTTTGATAGAAGATTGTGTTACACCATCTCCTACTTTTGATTTTCCATCCTTCATTGGTGATGACAGCTTTGATGTAAGCAAAGCAGAAGATGAAACTAGTCTTATAAGCTTGGATACCCAAAGCGATTTTAATATTCAGCCGGAGAAATCTACAAGTGAACTAGTATCTACACATCTGAATGTATCTTCAACTACAGATTCACAGAAAGAAGATTATCATGGATTTACTGTTCAGGGTTCAAATATACCTACAATTCCTTGCAGCACAGGAGATTTATCCTTTACTTCGGTAGAAGCAGACTGTGaaaattatacagattatTTTCATAATGTATAA
- the LOC114873879 gene encoding rab5 GDP/GTP exchange factor isoform X1, whose protein sequence is MYSTKTPSLRIDEADLKCKNGCGFYGNVEWEGYCSKCHREYLQKQRSQTECNTYGQGYDFAASNKGTGSGHQKYEEKKVQQEKKYKLLNISFRKPVAKAQGYQELFYELMKDNSDLEKVKNENRDLIAMIAKTPVEKDVRKCMHSFIIDILQNKDVKRTEELSEITQNFYQVFAKRLENSAKYADIAPEIKEKLLDYVERYAMTLLYRILFCPPFTNDEEKDLAIQNRYFYRIRQLNWVSGKNLECRIHETSSEVRELVYASITDLLNMDSAKAPQEKLSCIIYCCRNIFLMLQQSVGGPASADEFLPALIFIVLKANPARLKSNINFITRFCNASRLMTGEGGYYFTNLCCAVSFIENLTAESLNMDEKDFNAYMSGERVPANTWESALMMCESLHLMCEDITLLDEMKAKNTEIMNEALNLKEKMLQFQEEIESEVNEVLNRTPLLIIHSQRLPTNLDCEDIESYQLPPPIIPQVCSTTINSSVQQTDGKTSLIEDCVTPSPTFDFPSFIGDDSFDVSKAEDETSLISLDTQSDFNIQPEKSTSELVSTHLNVSSTTDSQKEDYHGFTVQGSNIPTIPCSTGDLSFTSVEADCENYTDYFHNV, encoded by the exons ATGTATTCAACAAAAACGCCTTCACTAAGAATTGATGAAGCCGACCTTAAGTGTAAAAACGGTTGTGGATTTTACGGAAATGTTGAATGGGAAGGTTATTGTAGCAAATGTCATCGAGAATATTTACAAAAACAGAGATCACAAACAGAATGTAATACTTATGGACAAGGATACGATTT TGCTGCTTCTAATAAAGGTACTGGTAGTGGTCATCAAAAATATGAAGAGAAAAAAGTTCAGCAAGAGAAGAAGtataaattgttaaatatatcTTTTAGAAAGCCAGTTGCAAAAG CACAGGGATACcaagaattattttatgagTTGATGAAAGATAACTCAGATTTGGAAAAAGTCAAGAATGAAAATCGTGATCTAATAGCAATGATTGCAAAAACACCAGTGGAAAAAGACGTTAGAAAGTGTATGCATTCTTTCATAATTGACATACTTCAAAATAAGGATGTTAAAAGAACAGAAGAACTTTCAGAGATTACACAAAACTTTTATCAAGTATTTGCTAAACGCTTGGAGAATAGTGCAAAATATGCAG ATATAGCAccagaaattaaagaaaaattgttagaTTATGTAGAAAGATATGCAATGACTTTGCTTTACAGAATCCTCTTTTGTCCTCCCTTTACAAACGACGAGGAAAAGGATTTAGCAATTCAAAACAG ATATTTCTACAGAATTCGACAATTAAACTGGGTTAGTGGAAAAAATTTAGAATGTAGGATACATGAAACTAGTTCTGAAGTTAGAGAACTTGTTTATGCTTCCATAACAG atttattaaatatgGATTCTGCAAAAGCTCCACAAGAAAAACTCTCCTGTATTATTTATTGCTGTCGAAATATATTCTTAATGCTGCAACAATCTGTCGGAGGACCTGCATCCGCAGACGAATTTCTTCCAGcgttaattttcattgttctCAAAGCTAATCCTGCTCGTCTTAAAAGTAACATCAATTTTATCACTAGGTTTTGTAACGCAAGTAGATTAATGACTGGAGAAGGTGGATATTACTTTACAAATCTG TGCTGTGCTGTATcctttattgaaaatttaacagcCGAGTCGTTAAACATGGATGAGAAAGATTTCAATGCTTATATGTCTGGAGAACGTGTACCTGCCAATACTTGGGAATCTGCTTTAATGATGTGTGAA AGCTTACATTTAATGTGTGAAGACATAACACTCCTTGACGAGATGAAAGCTAAAAATACAGAGATAATGAACGAAGCGctaaatttaaaagaaaaaatgttacaATTTCAAGAAGAAATAGAATCAGAAGTAAATGAAGTTTTGAACAGAACTCCGTTATTGATTATTCATAGTCAAAGATTACCTACAAATTTAGACTGTGAAGATATCGAAAGTTATCAGTTACCACCTCCAATTATTCCACAA gTTTGTTCTACTACAATTAATAGTTCCGTGCAACAAACTGATGGAAAGACTTCTTTGATAGAAGATTGTGTTACACCATCTCCTACTTTTGATTTTCCATCCTTCATTGGTGATGACAGCTTTGATGTAAGCAAAGCAGAAGATGAAACTAGTCTTATAAGCTTGGATACCCAAAGCGATTTTAATATTCAGCCGGAGAAATCTACAAGTGAACTAGTATCTACACATCTGAATGTATCTTCAACTACAGATTCACAGAAAGAAGATTATCATGGATTTACTGTTCAGGGTTCAAATATACCTACAATTCCTTGCAGCACAGGAGATTTATCCTTTACTTCGGTAGAAGCAGACTGTGaaaattatacagattatTTTCATAATGTATAA